The Lentisphaerota bacterium genome has a window encoding:
- the topA gene encoding type I DNA topoisomerase — protein MAKHLIIVESPAKAKTIGKILGSGFDVKSSVGHIRDLPERTLGVDIENGFAPKYVLSKNKTKVVNELRKAAKACDAIYLAPDPDREGEAIAWHLREVLTASAKDKPFYRVQYNEITPRAVRAAIENPGVINMNRVDAQQARRILDRIVGYQVSPLLWRQVRRGLSAGRVQSVALRLVCEREQAIRAFVSESYWILGARVRKETASADPFTIKLAKMDGEKADLRAESSASAVLADLDGRRLRVGDIRLRPVTRRAMPPFTTSTLQQAASSVCGFSPSRTMGLAQKLYEGVELGAGEGIVGLITYMRTDSVAISRDAQAAARNFIVSEYGDAYYPEAPNSFKSRAGAQEAHEAIRPTDVTRTPQSLKGVLDTPSLRLYDLIWRRFLASQMACARIEQRTAVVVSEPPPAQQHRYELTASASEVLFPGFLKVMELDIRKTREAEGDESEVADEVDKLPPLAIGETLDLVEWLSDRKETKPPPRFTEAALVKALEANGVGRPSTYAAIIETLDARTYVSREKRMLIPSTLGMQVNDLLVAKLGDLFDVGFTAAMEESLDQIEDGGVQWTDMMGAFYTRFSAWMTNAKEPPADLNTVHAIFSMLLQVRVWGPEVKLGKRKYSDENFVASVRQQEADGEKPVSDKQLEALARIAVRYRDQISGGENELIRLGFERLVAADNAAPSHEESDRRFELLRTIELSEEQRRFVESLHDQTRVGRKLSENQMGALNRILIRNAAQIPDFDQIKGTLNIAEADAVAEVDNESGPLLELMASVTVWREPTQRGKMTFDDHSFYESLAKQYGFKKFLSLRQRSALKKLVSRYHEQIPGFAEAASRLGLQIRAAAPAKA, from the coding sequence GCGACGCGATCTATCTGGCGCCCGATCCGGATCGCGAGGGGGAGGCGATCGCCTGGCACCTGCGGGAGGTGCTCACCGCGAGCGCCAAGGACAAACCGTTCTATCGCGTTCAATACAATGAAATCACACCGCGCGCGGTGCGCGCGGCGATCGAAAATCCAGGCGTGATCAACATGAACCGGGTTGACGCCCAGCAGGCGCGGCGGATCTTGGACCGGATCGTCGGGTACCAGGTGAGTCCGCTGCTCTGGCGGCAGGTTCGAAGAGGCCTCAGCGCCGGCCGGGTGCAGTCGGTGGCGCTCCGTCTCGTCTGCGAACGGGAGCAGGCGATCCGTGCGTTTGTCTCCGAGTCCTACTGGATTCTCGGGGCGCGGGTGCGCAAGGAGACCGCCTCAGCCGACCCGTTCACGATCAAGCTGGCCAAGATGGACGGCGAGAAGGCCGACCTCCGTGCCGAGTCGTCGGCATCTGCGGTGCTGGCCGATCTGGACGGACGGCGGTTGCGGGTGGGCGACATCCGCCTGCGGCCGGTGACGCGGCGGGCGATGCCGCCGTTCACCACCAGCACGTTGCAACAGGCCGCGTCGAGCGTGTGCGGCTTCTCCCCGAGCCGGACCATGGGTCTGGCACAGAAGCTGTACGAGGGCGTGGAACTCGGCGCGGGCGAAGGGATCGTCGGTCTGATCACCTATATGCGCACCGACTCGGTCGCCATTTCACGCGACGCGCAGGCGGCGGCGCGGAACTTCATCGTTTCCGAGTATGGCGACGCGTACTATCCCGAGGCGCCCAACAGCTTCAAGAGCCGGGCGGGCGCGCAGGAGGCTCACGAGGCGATTCGGCCCACGGATGTGACGCGAACGCCGCAGAGCCTCAAAGGGGTTTTGGACACGCCCTCCCTGCGCCTGTACGACCTGATCTGGAGGCGTTTCTTGGCCAGCCAGATGGCGTGCGCGCGGATTGAGCAGCGGACCGCCGTGGTGGTTTCGGAGCCGCCGCCCGCGCAGCAGCACCGGTACGAGCTGACCGCATCGGCTTCCGAGGTGCTGTTCCCCGGCTTCCTGAAGGTGATGGAACTGGACATCCGCAAGACGCGGGAGGCGGAGGGCGACGAATCCGAGGTGGCCGACGAGGTGGACAAGCTGCCCCCGCTGGCAATCGGCGAGACGCTCGATCTGGTTGAGTGGCTCAGCGATCGCAAGGAGACCAAGCCACCGCCGCGTTTCACCGAAGCCGCGCTGGTGAAGGCCCTCGAAGCCAACGGCGTGGGACGTCCGAGCACCTACGCCGCGATCATCGAGACCCTCGACGCGCGCACCTATGTGTCGCGCGAAAAGCGGATGCTCATCCCCAGCACCCTTGGCATGCAGGTCAACGACCTGCTCGTCGCGAAGCTCGGCGACCTGTTCGACGTCGGGTTCACGGCCGCCATGGAAGAATCGCTCGATCAGATCGAAGACGGCGGGGTCCAGTGGACCGATATGATGGGTGCTTTTTACACGCGGTTTAGCGCGTGGATGACCAATGCCAAGGAGCCGCCGGCCGATCTGAACACGGTTCATGCGATCTTCAGCATGCTCCTCCAGGTGCGTGTGTGGGGGCCGGAGGTCAAACTGGGCAAGCGAAAATACAGCGACGAGAATTTCGTGGCGTCGGTGCGTCAACAGGAAGCCGACGGAGAAAAGCCCGTCTCGGATAAGCAGTTAGAGGCCTTGGCGCGCATTGCGGTGCGTTATCGCGACCAGATTAGCGGAGGTGAAAATGAGTTGATCCGGCTCGGGTTTGAGCGTCTCGTGGCGGCGGATAACGCGGCGCCGTCGCACGAGGAATCGGACCGACGCTTCGAGTTGTTGCGGACCATCGAGCTGAGCGAGGAGCAACGGCGTTTTGTCGAGTCGCTGCACGATCAAACCCGCGTGGGTCGGAAACTCTCCGAGAATCAGATGGGGGCGCTCAACCGGATACTCATCCGAAACGCCGCGCAAATCCCGGATTTTGACCAGATCAAAGGGACCCTGAACATTGCCGAAGCGGATGCGGTGGCGGAGGTCGACAACGAGAGCGGTCCGTTGCTGGAGCTGATGGCGTCGGTCACGGTCTGGCGCGAGCCGACCCAGCGGGGCAAGATGACCTTTGACGACCACTCCTTTTACGAGAGCCTGGCCAAACAGTATGGTTTCAAGAAGTTCCTTTCACTGCGGCAGCGGTCGGCGCTCAAGAAGCTGGTCTCGCGCTATCACGAACAGATTCCCGGTTTTGCTGAAGCGGCCAGCCGGCTGGGCCTGCAGATCCGCGCTGCCGCCCCGGCGAAGGCATGA
- the murB gene encoding UDP-N-acetylmuramate dehydrogenase yields the protein MRDYDKQRVIAEALAAGAPGHAHLMGIGGVGVAGLATLLAARTWTVDGCDAALNPLTARAQAAGLAVAPAHAPAHLAPLVEARRSGSPVCVIRSTAITDEEPEIAAARAAGIPVLHRGVALAAWVSAAPHSVAVCGAHGKTTTSLFSTRLFQELGHAVEWCLGGETPSLGAGAGRSGGSGVRHLVVEADESDGTLALYRPHVTVVTNIDIDHLEHFAGIEDLVACYRRVVAATRSGVAWCADNPLAAEVCGRVCDGVHAVSFGFSETAWLRASDAVCGPDRCAFTVSAGGRSLGGVVIGVPGRHNILNALGALAAAVASGVPPEEAVGRLAAACTALPNRRFETVAQVHGARVIVDYAHHPEEIRALIAQTMGGGFGRITAVFQPHRYTRTLALRDAFPAAFDGADRVIVMPVYAASELPLAGGSAEDLYAAFRRLRPAMRVLLADTHDEAWHAAHIGLAPDDVLLVVGAGDVVALAARARAFSAAATPPPTADAIADAPLGRMTTFGVGGSADWFMRAGDEAALVRALVAASNRGMPVQVLGGGSNTLVADGGVAGFVIRLSGPEFQRYERIGGGEVEVGCGLAGSALLDRLEADGLAGLECLEGVPGLVGGWLAMNAGTHGGSVGGRVSEIRCLNFDGTPAILSPTRCGFGYRRCLGLRDRVAVSVRLSLDAESPAVVRRRREAFRVRRTALDGLRTAGSVFRNPDGDFAGRLLEAAGCKTMRVGGAAVFGGHANVIVAGAEATASDVLALMRLMAGAVDARWGVRLTPEVRLLR from the coding sequence ATGCGGGATTATGATAAACAGCGTGTGATCGCCGAGGCGCTCGCCGCCGGCGCTCCGGGGCACGCGCATCTGATGGGCATTGGCGGGGTGGGCGTGGCGGGGCTGGCCACGCTGCTCGCAGCCCGAACGTGGACGGTCGACGGCTGCGACGCGGCCCTCAATCCGTTGACCGCCCGCGCGCAAGCGGCTGGCCTGGCGGTCGCCCCGGCGCACGCCCCGGCGCACCTCGCCCCGTTGGTCGAGGCCCGCCGTTCCGGCAGCCCGGTGTGCGTGATTCGCAGCACGGCGATCACCGACGAGGAACCCGAGATTGCGGCTGCGCGCGCGGCCGGCATTCCGGTTCTCCACCGGGGGGTCGCGCTCGCCGCCTGGGTGTCGGCGGCGCCGCACAGCGTGGCGGTGTGCGGCGCGCACGGCAAGACGACGACATCCTTGTTTTCTACACGCTTGTTTCAAGAACTGGGACACGCCGTCGAGTGGTGCCTCGGCGGCGAAACCCCGAGCTTGGGCGCAGGCGCGGGTCGGAGCGGCGGCAGCGGTGTGCGCCACCTCGTGGTGGAGGCGGACGAAAGCGACGGCACGCTTGCGCTTTATCGCCCGCACGTCACGGTTGTCACCAACATCGACATCGACCATTTGGAGCACTTCGCCGGCATCGAGGATCTGGTGGCATGCTACCGGCGCGTGGTGGCGGCGACCCGTTCAGGCGTGGCGTGGTGTGCCGACAACCCGCTGGCCGCCGAGGTGTGCGGGCGGGTCTGCGATGGCGTTCACGCGGTGTCATTCGGGTTTTCCGAGACGGCGTGGTTGCGTGCGTCAGACGCGGTGTGCGGTCCCGACCGTTGCGCGTTCACCGTGTCTGCCGGGGGGCGGTCGCTTGGCGGAGTGGTGATCGGCGTGCCGGGCCGTCACAATATTCTGAATGCGCTCGGTGCGCTTGCCGCAGCTGTGGCTTCTGGCGTCCCGCCTGAGGAGGCGGTCGGCCGGCTGGCTGCGGCATGCACCGCGTTGCCCAATCGGCGTTTTGAGACTGTGGCGCAGGTCCACGGCGCCCGCGTGATTGTCGATTATGCGCATCATCCCGAAGAGATCCGAGCGTTGATTGCCCAGACGATGGGGGGTGGCTTCGGGCGGATCACGGCGGTGTTTCAGCCCCATCGGTACACCCGGACGTTGGCGCTGCGAGATGCGTTCCCGGCGGCTTTTGACGGCGCGGACCGGGTGATCGTGATGCCGGTCTACGCGGCTTCCGAGCTGCCGCTCGCGGGCGGTTCTGCGGAGGATTTGTACGCCGCGTTTCGCCGCCTCCGGCCGGCGATGCGGGTGCTGCTCGCCGACACGCACGACGAGGCTTGGCACGCCGCACACATCGGACTCGCCCCAGACGACGTGCTGCTGGTGGTGGGGGCGGGCGATGTCGTGGCGCTGGCCGCGCGGGCGCGGGCCTTTTCTGCTGCGGCGACGCCACCGCCGACGGCCGACGCCATTGCTGACGCGCCGCTGGGGCGGATGACCACGTTTGGCGTGGGCGGTTCGGCCGACTGGTTCATGCGGGCCGGAGACGAGGCTGCGCTCGTGCGCGCGCTTGTGGCCGCGTCGAATCGGGGGATGCCGGTACAGGTTCTCGGCGGCGGATCCAACACCCTGGTGGCAGACGGAGGCGTCGCCGGCTTCGTGATCCGCCTGTCGGGTCCAGAGTTCCAGAGGTATGAACGGATCGGTGGGGGCGAGGTGGAGGTCGGTTGCGGCCTCGCGGGATCGGCGCTGCTCGACCGACTCGAAGCGGACGGGCTGGCGGGACTCGAATGTCTGGAGGGCGTGCCGGGGCTGGTCGGCGGGTGGCTGGCGATGAATGCTGGCACCCACGGCGGTTCGGTCGGCGGGCGGGTGTCTGAGATTCGTTGTTTGAATTTTGACGGCACGCCCGCTATACTATCTCCTACACGGTGCGGATTCGGCTACCGGCGATGTCTCGGCTTGCGTGATCGCGTGGCGGTTTCGGTGCGATTGAGTCTGGACGCCGAATCGCCTGCGGTGGTTCGGCGGCGGCGCGAAGCGTTCCGTGTGAGGCGGACGGCGTTGGACGGGTTACGAACAGCGGGATCTGTTTTTAGGAATCCGGACGGCGATTTTGCCGGTCGGCTGCTGGAGGCAGCCGGGTGCAAGACGATGCGGGTCGGTGGGGCGGCCGTGTTTGGCGGTCATGCCAACGTGATTGTGGCCGGGGCGGAAGCGACCGCCTCGGATGTTCTGGCGCTGATGCGCCTGATGGCGGGGGCGGTTGACGCGCGCTGGGGTGTCCGGCTGACGCCTGAGGTGCGGCTGTTGAGATAG